The genomic window GTAACTTTTGTCTAACCTTTGGAAGACTTATCGACTGCAAATTTCTGGCAAAGGAAGAGAATTGTACAATTGCTACAGTCTCCTATTTCATACAACATACAAAAAGAAGTAGAATGACTAattaaaaaacaaggaaagaagatTCTCAGACAAATAAACCTAGGAATTATACCTATGGCATGTAAAGAGTTTTGTGGCAAATTACAAATCAACACTGGCTTTTTAATGGAAGTCATCCAAAATTAATTTCTGTAGCTTCAGAAGTCTTGGGATTCCCCCCAAGAGCCTAGAAGTTTCTAGATAAGGCAGCCAAATTCAAAACCATTGTATACATTCACAAAGGAAATACAGTATTTTTGGTTATCTCAATCTGACATACTGGAAAAATCCAAATGTGAAAAATAGGCACAAAAGAggttttctattctttttaaatgaagaaaacagatgAATCATCTGTTGATATATTAATTAAAAGTAaccaagaaaatataagaatctGAACAAAACTAAGCATACAGGTGCAATATTGAGCAAATTTTGGTTTAACTACACATAGACATCAAGAAACATTTTCCTTTATGAAGTATTTCAAATTGCCATTATCACTCTAATTCTTCCCAGTTATCAGTAAGATTACCTTTGCTTTGCCGTCTAATGCTGACCAATTTTCCAGCTGATTTGATACTCCATCTGGAACTGTTTCCTGAGCTGGACAGGTTGGTGTATTTAGTGGAACCTTTAGTCTCCTCTTCCCAACCTGGCCAGGAGAGATGGTCCCTAGAAGAGTCACCTACATCAGTAGCTGGATCTTCAAGAGTAATCTGAGGTGGCTCCCATCCCTCGATCTCATCTGGTTTCTTAGATTGCATATTTTGTTTTAACACCAAACTGTCCCAAAATCCGGATTTCTTTTCAGTCTTCACATCTTCTTTTATTCTTAAATTAGTTCTGAggtaaataaaatgttaaatattgaaCAACTTTCTCCAAAAGACACTCTGATATTTGTATGCTTCCAATCAAaaccaattctttaaaaaaaaaataggcatatAAATATCAGGTAGTTTTTAACTTGGGGAGCtactaaaatcatttttaaatcattcttcaaaACTTTAAATTTACAGAATTAAAATTCCCAAGTAATCtaaaatcaataacaaaaactggaaaatatttaataaaacaaataagtaTGCAGCAGAACACAGATAATATTACGTTCTTCTAATTCAACATGTGGCCCACAAGGATCCTTCTGTATAGTTTAATagcttctgtttctatttgagtttgaaaccacTGCTGTATACAATTCATTTTAAGGAACTCAGAAATCTGAGTCAGAAGCCACTTACCTTCAAGAAGAGTTTCCATGAAAAAACATTAAGAGCAAGGAACAATGCAAGGATCAGTTTTACACAATACTACAGTGcaaactgataaaaaaaagtattaataattttaaaacactatTTGAGGTATGACTACAAAATATAGGTTACAATGAAGAGGTGATTACTGAATTTACAGAAAGGATTTGCAATTGAACACCTTTAACAAGGACTCTCCCCCAAGCaagtggttttattttctttaaatgcttaaaattcaGGAAAGTACCTATTCTACAAAGTAAACTATACCTAGAATTGGGAGAGGGTTTCATGACtgaaagaaagctttaaaaagtatCTAGTTT from Notamacropus eugenii isolate mMacEug1 chromosome 1, mMacEug1.pri_v2, whole genome shotgun sequence includes these protein-coding regions:
- the TDRP gene encoding testis development-related protein isoform X7 gives rise to the protein MWKLNKSKVLLDDSPEEEESRGAGKALPPPAAAASSQNKDQLLQDEITSSVSQLATKVQGASFRGWKEVTSMFNKDDEQQLLEKCKSPKFKGTNLRIKEDVKTEKKSGFWDSLVLKQNMQSKKPDEIEGWEPPQITLEDPATDVGDSSRDHLSWPGWEEETKGSTKYTNLSSSGNSSRWSIKSAGKLVSIRRQSKGNLTDNWEELE